In Mytilus edulis chromosome 6, xbMytEdul2.2, whole genome shotgun sequence, the following proteins share a genomic window:
- the LOC139527389 gene encoding uncharacterized protein has protein sequence MQYEKKNEMKCTFAYKSECGQSLHYASNVPCIPITKCDKPTSTHLRSLGCNSTDYELPEGLLILYRSGIFSINCSSCDIYICPKHRDDFGIYWRRQTRKCQSPTHPYQSVAKPNRGIPASVCKELWMTKRISLPVGSGICYSCIRKYPVSQDSKQALITDIGKFYDSSERLSTTETGISKAEESDNLAFTNSECDFLLSSQSTQTFSQTTTSDWEEQNMAPREIFNAAMKMLSRNFPALNSQLQLPWTSLSKSSSSYYTKIITEAIQLIAQYVAPGQENNLLTDVCKKWISLKVDKPDTMTEALIASYQQQNNRLSQMQILSLFANKHTKERLMELVPGLSVFKIDAARRHATLTFPGQLINPPKVYRSRLSMPRVMHFIEFISCPTYHQAVGYGSKTLKLSSGLEITIPKVVRNVIASRLVSSYSQYCNDEGYECLGRSTLFNIVKACAASQKKNMHGLDNITSEGMRAIDILLKIVSKLEMFGLSSECVVKLKSLLDHVNQHLKFEMKGHVENKSKCAEHCSTYSLSDPTSKCFSDKCEHDHDQSCDDCSTTGVLDTVMLDAVSSVRNAIPADIQEEITHDLQISTLNLSTWKAHCIRTVHQEQARRDVLLQLKYHQCLIVMDWAMKFLPIKHRETQADFYGKKGIGWHISSVITTSQILGESPATHTDKFDVQTFVHILQLGTQGWFSVAHILTDLLNQLSVRTTVKEVFLKSDNAGCYHCAPLLSFIQHLNSCSSIKVLQYNFSEAQSGKDICDAKTAHCKMHMIRYSGEGHDIVTPQDMRAALHANGGVKGVLASVVSVVNQHERKMLSKIPNISQMNNITFHKNGVTCRRAYKIGTGSFLPPNQFKDSATLTGFMVEEPFPILLNNKGSLKILSVRPEEQTIEEVPRNDGHETDQSISEPNNQLYPCPDMSCSKVYTKLCYLENHLCLGNHVYNNKKENQFDSIKKAWASQCVAVEREHKVLVRATAPSTVLVFNNEGWALKTSKSVKRFSTKVKDYISSIHQYFNTTGKRPNFEDIAEELKTKRDDDGNKVFKQEEWLSPSQIRSLFSNFVRKNAQSIEIHTGTQKETKNDEDLQQALAEIDALEYHADMVNVALASENDFS, from the exons ATGCAGTATGAGAAAAAGAatgaaatgaaatgtacatttgcTTATAAATCTGAATGTGGTCAATCATTACATTATGCTTCAAATGTCCCGTGTATCCCTATAACCAAATGTGACAAACCCACAAGTACCCATTTACGTAGTCTTGGGTGTAACTCCACGGACTATGAACTACCAGAAGGGCTTTTAATATTGTACAGAAGTGGGATATTTTCAATAAACTGTTCTTCATGTGACATTTACATATGCCCGAAACACAGGGATGATTTTGGAATATATTGGAGGCGTCAAACGAGAAAGTGTCAGTCACCTACACATCCATACCAGAGTGTTGCAAAACCAAACAGAGGCATACCAGCATCAGTATGCAAAGAGCTATGGATGACAAAGAGAATATCTCTGCCAGTTGGTTCAG GAATATGTTACTCGTGCATCAGAAAGTATCCTGTATCTCAAGACAGCAAGCAGGCTTTGATAACCGATATTG GAAAATTTTACGACAGTTCAGAAAGACTATCCACAACAGAAACAGGAATTTCAAAGGCAGAAGAATCTGATAATTTAGCTTTCACCA attcagAATGTGACTTTCTACTATCATCACAATCCACTCAGACATTTTCCCAGACCACAACATCTGATTGGGAAGAACAAAACATGGCTCCAAGAGAGATTTTCAATGCTGCAATGAAAATGCTTTCCAGAAATTTTCCAGCCCTAAATTCACAGCTACAGTTGCCATGGACTAGCCTCTCAAAAAGTTCATCCTCATATTATACCAAAATTATTACAGAAGCTATCCAGTTGATTGCACAGTATGTTGCACCAGGTCAAGAAAATAATCTTTTGACAGATGTGTGCAAGAAGTGGATATCATTAAAAGTAGACAAACCTGACACAATGACTGAGGCACTGATTGCATCCTATCAACAGCAGAACAACAGATTAAGTCAGATGCAAATTTTATCCCTATTTGCAAATAAGCATACAAAGGAAAGATTAATGGAACTGGTACCAGGACTTAGTGTTTTTAAAATTGATGCTGCCCGAAGACATGCAACACTAACATTTCCAGGACAATTAATAAATCCACCAAAGGTCTACCGTTCCAGATTGAGCATGCCAAGAGTAATGCATTTCATTGAATTTATTTCTTGCCCCACTTACCATCAGGCTGTTGGTTATGGATCCAAGACCTTAAAATTGTCATCTGGATTAGAGATAACTATACCTAAGGTTGTAAGAAATGTAATTGCATCTAGACTTGTGAGTTCATACAGCCAATACTGCAATGATGAGGGTTATGAGTGCCTAGGCAGATCCACACTGTTTAACATTGTTAAGGCTTGTGCAGCATCACAAAAGAAAAACATGCATGGACTTGACAATATCACTTCTGAAGGTATGCGTGCAATTGATATTCTACTTAAAATTGTGTCCAAATTGGAAATGTTTGGTTTATCTTCTGAATGTGTAGTCAAGCTTAAATCATTACTTGACCATGTGAATCAACACCTGAAGTTTGAGATGAAGGGGCATGtggaaaacaaatcaaaatgtgcAGAACACTGTTCTACATACAGCCTTAGTGATCCAACATCAAAATGTTTCAGCGACAAATGTGAGCATGACCATGACCAATCCTGTGATGACTGCTCAACAACAGGGGTACTGGATACAGTTATGTTGGATGCAGTATCATCTGTCAGAAACGCGATTCCTGCTGACATCCAAGAGGAGATAACCCATGACTTGCAGATATCCACTTTAAACTTATCAACTTGGAAAGCTCATTGTATTAGAACAGTACACCAAGAACAGGCACGTAGAGATGTactattacaattaaaatatcatcaatgTTTAATTGTAATGGACTGGGCAATGAAGTTCCTACCTATAAAACACAGAGAAACACAAGCTGATTTCTATGGAAAAAAAGGCATTGGTTGGCACATTTCTTCTGTAATAACAACTTCACAGATTTTAGGTGAATCACCTGCAACTCATACAGACAAATTTGATGTTCAAACCTTTGTCCATATTCTGCAGTTAGGAACTCAGGGTTGGTTCTCAGTTGCCCATATACTAACAGACTTGTTAAACCAACTGTCAGTCAGGACTACAGTGAAAGAGGTCTTCTTGAAGAGTGACAATGCAGGATGTTATCACTGCGCACCACTGCTTTCTTTTATTCAGCATCTGAACTCATGTTCATCCATCAAGGTTCTCCAATACAACTTCAGTGAGGCACAAAGTGGGAAAGACATCTGTGATGCCAAGACTGCTCATTGCAAAATGCATATGATCAG gtaCTCTGGAGAAGGACATGATATAGTTACACCACAAGACATGAGAGCAGCACTTCATGCAAATGGTGGGGTTAAAGGTGTATTGGCATCAGTGGTATCTGTGGTCAATCAACACGAGAGAAAAATGTTGTCCAAAATTCCCAACATCAGTCAAATGAATAACATCACATTTCACAAAAATGGAGTGACATGCAGACGGGCCTATAAGATTGGTACAGGAAGCTTTTTGCCACCCAATCAGTTTAAAGATAGTGCAACATTGACTGGatttatg GTTGAAGAGCCATTCCCAATCTTGCTTAACAACAAAGGTTCCTTGAAAATCCTCTCTGTAAGACCTGAAGAGCAAACTATTGAAGAAGTACCAAGGAATGATGGCCATGAAACTGATCAGTCAATTTCTGAACCAAATAACCAGTTGTATCCATGTCCTGATATGTCTTGCTCAAAAGTGTATACAAAATTATGTTATCTGGAAAACCATCTTTGTCTTGGTAATCATGTgtacaataataaaaaagaaaatcagtTTGACTCTATTAAAAAAGCTTGGGCTTCACAGTGTGTTGCAGTGGAGAGAGAACACAAAGTGCTTGTACGAGCTACAGCACCTTCAACTGTTTTGGTTTTTAACAATGAAGGCTGGGCATTGAAAACTTCTAAATCTGTCAAACGTTTCTCAACAAAAGTCAAAGACTACATATCTTCAATACATCAGTATTTTAACACAACAGGCAAACGACCAAATTTTGAGGATATAGCTGAAGAATTAAAAACTAAAAGGGATGATGATGGGAACAAAGTATTTAAGCAGGAAGAATGGCTTTCACCATCACAAATAAGAAGTCTGTTTTCGAACTTTGTGAGAAAGAATGCACAGTCTATTGAAATTCATACTGGTACTCAGAAAGAAACCAAGAATGATGAAGATCTTCAACAAGCCCTAGCTGAAATAGATGCGTTGGAGTATCATGCTGACATGGTCAATGTTGCTTTGGCATCTGAAAATGATTTTTCATAA